One window of the Dehalococcoidia bacterium genome contains the following:
- the amrS gene encoding AmmeMemoRadiSam system radical SAM enzyme, translating into MREALLYEKLSSSRVKCNVCQWRCEISPGKYGVCRMRQNIEGVLYCLNYSIVSSAAVDPIEKKPLFHFYPGTSVYSLGTWGCNFHCTGCQNWQIACTDVSSLEGSRTITPEQAVDSALRSGSAGIAWTYNEPAVWFEYTLDSARLAKEKGLYTVYVTNGYITEEALDMIGPYLGAYRVDIKGFSDRLYKELARVTQWRGILDVAKRARHKWNMHVEVVTNITPAMNDDDEQLEGIARWIRDSLGELTPWHITRFYPQHKMEHIPPTPLSSLEHAYDIGMKAGLRFIYMGNVPGNSHENTECYSCGSLLISRIGYNTKIIGLDKSRCRKCGAEVNVRVGEVCDV; encoded by the coding sequence ATGCGAGAGGCTCTGCTTTACGAGAAGCTCTCCAGCTCTCGTGTGAAGTGCAACGTATGCCAGTGGCGCTGCGAGATCAGCCCCGGCAAGTACGGGGTGTGCCGCATGCGCCAGAACATCGAAGGCGTCCTCTACTGCCTGAACTACTCTATTGTTTCATCGGCCGCTGTAGACCCCATAGAGAAAAAACCCCTGTTCCATTTCTACCCGGGCACTTCCGTCTACTCACTCGGCACATGGGGCTGCAATTTCCACTGCACCGGCTGCCAGAACTGGCAGATAGCCTGCACGGACGTGTCGTCTCTGGAGGGATCGCGAACGATAACACCGGAGCAGGCCGTCGATTCCGCCTTGCGTAGCGGTAGCGCAGGTATCGCGTGGACTTATAACGAACCGGCCGTATGGTTCGAATATACCCTGGATTCGGCCAGGCTGGCGAAGGAGAAAGGCCTGTACACCGTTTATGTGACGAACGGCTACATTACCGAGGAAGCGCTTGACATGATAGGCCCGTATCTGGGCGCTTATCGCGTAGATATAAAGGGATTCAGCGACAGGCTGTATAAGGAACTTGCTAGGGTTACCCAATGGCGCGGCATACTGGATGTGGCAAAGAGGGCCAGACATAAGTGGAACATGCATGTTGAGGTGGTGACGAACATCACTCCTGCCATGAATGATGACGACGAACAACTGGAGGGGATAGCGCGCTGGATAAGGGACAGCCTCGGCGAGCTCACGCCGTGGCATATCACGCGCTTCTATCCGCAGCATAAGATGGAGCACATTCCGCCGACGCCTCTGTCCTCGCTTGAGCATGCCTATGACATCGGTATGAAGGCGGGACTTCGCTTCATCTACATGGGAAATGTGCCTGGGAATAGCCATGAAAACACTGAATGTTACTCGTGCGGTAGTTTACTTATTTCCAGAATCGGTTATAATACAAAAATCATTGGTTTGGATAAATCAAGGTGTCGTAAGTGCGGTGCGGAAGTGAATGTAAGGGTTGGAGAGGTATGCGATGTTTAG
- a CDS encoding glutamine--tRNA ligase/YqeY domain fusion protein encodes MTTPKPSVPSDFIRDIINEDLKSNKNDGRVHTRFPPEPNGYLHIGHAKSICLNFGIAQQYGGKCNLRFDDTNPTKEEEEYVESIKDSVRWLGFDWEDRLYFASDYFEQMYDYAVQLIKAGKAYVDDLSADEIREYRGTLTQPGRNSPYRNRSIEENLDLFQRMRAGEFDDGSRVLRAKVDMSSPNLNLRDPVMYRILHEEHHNTGGKWCVYPMYDWAHGLEDSIERITHSICTLEFEDHRPLYDWFLDQLNVHHPRQIEFARLNLSYTLMSKRKLLQLVQQGIVVGWDDPRLPTIAGLRRRGYTPEAIRDFCERIGVAKTDSTIDMALLEHCVREDLNKRAPRVMAVVRPLRVIIDNYPEGQVEELDAVNNPEDPSMGSRKVPFSRVLYIERDDFRETPPKGFFRLFLDNEVRLRYAYLIKCVDVVKDKNGEAVELHCTYDPATRGGNTPDGRKVKGTIHWLSAQHAVEAEMRLYDRLFTVENPSDVVEGCESVINPNSLETVSGYVEPSLSSVAPESRYQFERLGYFCADLKDSTKEHLVFNRTIGLRDTWAKIEKKG; translated from the coding sequence ATGACTACACCAAAACCATCGGTGCCCTCCGATTTCATTAGGGACATCATCAACGAAGACCTCAAGTCGAATAAAAACGACGGGCGCGTTCATACACGCTTCCCCCCCGAGCCCAACGGCTACCTCCACATCGGGCACGCCAAATCGATATGCCTCAACTTCGGCATCGCGCAGCAGTACGGCGGCAAGTGCAACCTGCGCTTCGACGACACCAATCCGACCAAGGAAGAGGAAGAATACGTCGAATCAATCAAGGACAGCGTGCGCTGGCTCGGCTTCGACTGGGAGGACAGGCTGTACTTCGCATCCGATTATTTTGAGCAGATGTATGATTATGCCGTCCAGCTTATCAAAGCAGGCAAGGCCTACGTAGACGATCTGAGTGCGGACGAAATAAGGGAATACCGCGGCACGCTGACCCAGCCGGGCAGGAACAGCCCTTACCGAAACCGCTCCATCGAAGAGAACCTCGACCTGTTTCAGCGCATGCGCGCCGGTGAGTTCGATGACGGCTCTCGTGTACTGCGCGCCAAGGTCGATATGTCATCGCCCAACCTTAACCTGCGCGACCCGGTTATGTACCGCATCTTGCACGAGGAGCACCACAACACCGGCGGCAAGTGGTGCGTATACCCGATGTACGACTGGGCGCACGGGCTGGAGGACTCCATCGAAAGGATAACGCACTCGATTTGCACGCTGGAGTTCGAGGACCATCGCCCGCTGTACGACTGGTTTCTCGACCAGTTAAATGTCCATCACCCGAGGCAGATAGAGTTCGCGCGGCTCAATTTGAGCTACACTCTGATGAGCAAACGCAAGCTGCTGCAGCTTGTACAACAGGGCATTGTCGTGGGCTGGGACGACCCGCGATTACCGACCATCGCGGGACTGCGCCGGCGCGGTTATACGCCCGAAGCCATCCGTGACTTCTGCGAGCGCATCGGCGTGGCCAAGACGGACAGCACCATCGACATGGCACTGCTTGAACACTGCGTCAGGGAAGATCTTAATAAGCGGGCCCCCAGAGTGATGGCCGTGGTGCGACCGTTACGCGTCATCATCGACAACTATCCGGAAGGCCAGGTCGAAGAGCTTGACGCCGTCAACAATCCCGAAGACCCGTCGATGGGTTCGCGCAAGGTGCCGTTCTCCCGCGTGCTGTACATCGAGCGAGACGACTTCCGCGAGACTCCGCCCAAGGGCTTCTTCAGACTATTCCTCGACAATGAGGTGCGCCTGCGCTATGCCTACCTGATCAAATGCGTCGATGTGGTGAAAGACAAGAACGGCGAGGCGGTCGAGCTGCATTGCACCTATGATCCGGCCACGCGCGGCGGCAACACGCCGGACGGCCGCAAAGTGAAGGGAACAATTCACTGGCTGTCGGCTCAGCACGCGGTCGAAGCAGAGATGCGGCTGTATGACAGGCTTTTCACCGTGGAGAATCCCAGCGACGTAGTCGAAGGTTGCGAGAGCGTCATCAACCCGAACTCACTCGAAACCGTCAGCGGTTATGTCGAGCCGAGCTTATCCAGCGTGGCGCCTGAAAGCCGGTACCAGTTCGAGCGCCTGGGCTATTTCTGCGCCGACCTGAAGGACTCGACTAAAGAACATCTCGTTTTCAACCGCACCATCGGCCTGCGCGACACCTGGGCCAAGATAGAGAAGAAGGGCTAG
- a CDS encoding RluA family pseudouridine synthase, whose amino-acid sequence MSQRIELVAYEAGSRLDSYVAARCPQLSRSHVQRLTDDGFVTVNGRASKSGYKIREGDRIVVDVPDPQPIAPQPEDIPLSIVYEDDDVLVIDKPTGLTVHPAPGHSEHTLVNAILAHCPALSINGSIRPGIVHRLDKDTSGVMMIAKNDAAQRDLSSQIKERTVLKQYTVLVHGRVTPDKGVIEAPMGRDPSNRKRMAVVDSGREARTRYSVIKYFKGYTLLEVTLDTGRTHQIRVHLSALGFPVVGDGVYGKKSDIAARQFVHAARLGFNLPSNGKWAEFTAPLPHDLEEAVKRVSKL is encoded by the coding sequence TTGAGTCAAAGGATTGAGCTTGTCGCATACGAAGCGGGGAGCCGCCTCGACAGCTACGTCGCTGCCCGGTGCCCGCAGTTGTCGCGGTCGCACGTGCAGCGTTTGACCGATGACGGGTTTGTCACCGTGAACGGACGAGCCTCAAAGAGCGGATACAAGATTCGGGAAGGGGATCGCATCGTTGTCGATGTCCCGGATCCCCAGCCTATCGCTCCACAGCCCGAGGATATACCGCTGTCGATTGTTTATGAGGATGACGACGTGCTCGTCATCGATAAGCCTACGGGTCTGACGGTCCATCCGGCGCCGGGGCACTCCGAGCACACGCTGGTGAACGCGATACTGGCACACTGTCCTGCGCTTAGCATCAACGGCTCGATACGTCCTGGCATCGTGCATCGCCTGGATAAAGATACCTCCGGTGTGATGATGATAGCCAAGAACGATGCCGCCCAGCGCGACCTCTCGAGTCAGATCAAAGAGCGCACAGTGCTTAAGCAATATACCGTGCTGGTGCACGGGCGTGTGACTCCTGATAAAGGCGTTATCGAGGCTCCAATGGGACGCGATCCGTCCAACCGCAAGCGCATGGCCGTTGTCGATTCCGGCCGCGAGGCGCGCACGCGCTACAGCGTTATCAAATACTTCAAGGGATACACGCTGCTTGAAGTGACGCTGGATACCGGGCGCACGCATCAGATAAGGGTGCACCTCTCGGCACTGGGGTTCCCGGTGGTTGGGGATGGCGTTTACGGCAAGAAATCGGATATTGCCGCCAGGCAGTTCGTGCACGCTGCCCGTCTCGGCTTCAACCTGCCGTCGAACGGCAAGTGGGCGGAGTTCACCGCGCCGCTGCCGCATGATTTGGAGGAGGCAGTGAAGAGGGTGTCGAAGCTATAA
- the amrA gene encoding AmmeMemoRadiSam system protein A, giving the protein MHPLVELARRTIESYVREGKVPRGPDDLIPEMREQAGVFVSLKIGGNLRGCIGTFAPERKTVAEEIMANAVRSATRDPRFPAVSPEELASLEYSVDVLTAPEPVASEAELDPKKYGVIVEAGGRRGLLLPDLEGVDTVQYQIEICRAKAGIPANMPVKLYRFEVKRYR; this is encoded by the coding sequence ATGCATCCGTTAGTGGAACTGGCCAGACGTACCATCGAGAGTTACGTGCGCGAGGGGAAGGTTCCACGGGGGCCGGATGATTTAATCCCGGAAATGCGCGAGCAGGCCGGGGTTTTTGTTTCCCTGAAGATCGGAGGCAACCTGCGCGGATGCATCGGCACCTTTGCGCCTGAGCGCAAGACCGTGGCCGAGGAGATTATGGCCAACGCGGTGCGTTCCGCCACCCGCGATCCCCGCTTCCCCGCCGTCTCCCCTGAAGAGCTCGCGTCGCTCGAATACAGCGTCGATGTTCTAACTGCCCCAGAGCCTGTCGCCAGTGAGGCTGAACTTGATCCCAAGAAGTACGGCGTCATCGTCGAGGCCGGCGGTCGCCGCGGATTGCTGCTCCCCGACCTTGAGGGCGTCGATACGGTTCAGTACCAGATCGAGATATGCCGCGCCAAGGCCGGCATTCCCGCTAACATGCCGGTGAAGCTGTATCGCTTCGAGGTCAAAAGGTACAGGTAG
- a CDS encoding MEMO1 family protein, whose translation MFRFPVVAGRFYPGTRSFLEERIDDLIDRKTPAEDVLGVLAPHAGYNFSGAVAGAVISRIKFKDTFVILGPNHTGLGQPYSIMAEGTWRTPLGDMEIDGEMAKAILASTSYLQKDEKAHLGEHSIEVQLPFLQYFKEDVKFVPIVLMGDASGDVYKDIGKGIAKAIKESNGKVVIMASSDMSHYESQAAAKENDFKAIEAILALDADELLKRIKEHHITMCGYAPVATMIHACKELGAKKAELVMYQTSGDVTGDFHRVVGYAGVIIKK comes from the coding sequence ATGTTTAGATTTCCAGTAGTTGCAGGAAGATTTTATCCGGGTACGCGATCTTTCCTTGAAGAGCGGATCGATGACCTTATCGATAGGAAGACGCCTGCTGAGGATGTGCTTGGTGTTCTTGCCCCCCATGCGGGATATAACTTCTCGGGCGCGGTGGCGGGTGCGGTCATATCGAGGATTAAATTCAAGGATACCTTTGTCATATTGGGTCCGAACCATACGGGGCTGGGACAGCCCTACAGCATCATGGCGGAGGGGACGTGGCGCACGCCGCTTGGCGATATGGAGATAGACGGCGAGATGGCCAAGGCCATACTTGCATCGACAAGCTATCTTCAGAAGGATGAGAAAGCCCATCTTGGCGAACACTCGATCGAGGTGCAATTGCCGTTCCTGCAGTATTTCAAAGAGGACGTGAAATTCGTTCCGATAGTCCTAATGGGTGATGCTTCGGGCGACGTGTATAAGGATATCGGTAAGGGCATAGCGAAGGCAATTAAGGAGTCGAACGGTAAGGTGGTCATTATGGCCAGCAGCGATATGTCGCACTATGAATCGCAGGCGGCGGCAAAGGAGAATGACTTCAAGGCTATCGAGGCCATACTCGCGCTCGATGCTGACGAGCTTTTGAAGCGTATCAAAGAACACCACATTACGATGTGCGGCTACGCTCCTGTGGCGACCATGATACATGCGTGTAAGGAGCTGGGCGCGAAGAAAGCGGAGCTGGTCATGTATCAGACCAGCGGAGATGTGACCGGCGATTTTCACAGGGTTGTAGGTTACGCCGGAGTGATCATTAAAAAGTGA
- the serC gene encoding phosphoserine transaminase yields the protein MTRDIIIFNPGPAMLPEPVLESTSKAILNFANTGMSIMEISHRAKEFDALLADTEKKLHAIMGIPDDYKVLFLQGGATLQFSMVPINLLTSGKVADYIDTGYFASRAIKEAKLIGKVNVAASTKELNYKKLPAQTDLRLTPDAAYCHITSNNTIYGTQWQSFPETKRVPLVADMSSDILSRKIDVSKFGIIYAGAQKNMGPAGVTCVIIRKDLVGKAPANTPTMLNYQPHVENNSSFNTCPVTAIFVVHEVLQWIEEQGGVEKIEAVNNKKADIIYNIIDSNSDYYKGHAEPGYRSRMNITFRLPSEELEAKFASEASKAGLKGLKGHRSVGGIRASMYNAVPLEGAQRLAEFMKEFKKNNPA from the coding sequence TTGACACGCGACATAATCATTTTCAACCCCGGCCCGGCCATGCTGCCGGAACCGGTATTAGAGAGCACCAGCAAGGCTATTCTCAATTTCGCCAATACCGGCATGTCCATTATGGAAATAAGCCATCGCGCCAAGGAATTCGACGCGCTGCTGGCGGATACGGAAAAGAAACTGCACGCTATCATGGGGATTCCCGATGACTATAAGGTATTGTTCCTCCAGGGAGGGGCGACCCTGCAGTTCTCCATGGTCCCTATTAACCTGCTGACGTCCGGCAAGGTCGCCGATTACATCGATACCGGCTATTTTGCCAGCAGGGCTATCAAAGAGGCCAAACTTATCGGGAAGGTGAACGTAGCCGCCTCTACGAAGGAGCTCAACTACAAGAAATTGCCGGCTCAAACCGACCTCAGGCTTACGCCGGACGCGGCCTACTGCCATATCACATCCAACAATACCATCTATGGAACGCAGTGGCAGTCGTTCCCGGAGACGAAGAGAGTTCCTCTGGTGGCCGATATGTCTTCCGATATACTGTCACGGAAGATAGATGTCAGCAAATTCGGTATTATCTATGCCGGTGCGCAGAAGAACATGGGGCCTGCAGGCGTTACCTGTGTCATCATCCGCAAAGACCTTGTCGGTAAGGCGCCGGCGAATACCCCCACGATGCTGAATTACCAGCCGCACGTGGAGAACAACTCCAGCTTTAACACCTGTCCCGTCACCGCAATCTTCGTTGTTCATGAGGTTCTGCAGTGGATCGAGGAGCAGGGCGGCGTGGAAAAGATCGAGGCTGTTAATAACAAGAAGGCAGACATCATTTACAACATAATCGACAGTAACAGTGATTACTACAAAGGCCACGCGGAACCGGGATACAGGTCCAGGATGAACATCACCTTCCGCCTTCCCTCCGAGGAGTTGGAGGCCAAGTTCGCTTCCGAGGCGTCCAAGGCAGGATTGAAAGGTTTGAAGGGTCATCGCTCCGTTGGCGGCATACGCGCGTCTATGTACAATGCTGTACCGCTCGAAGGTGCGCAGAGGCTTGCCGAGTTCATGAAGGAGTTCAAGAAGAACAACCCGGCGTAA
- the coaE gene encoding dephospho-CoA kinase (Dephospho-CoA kinase (CoaE) performs the final step in coenzyme A biosynthesis.), which translates to MFVIGLTGGILSGKSTIAQMLAEKGAAVIDADKLAHEAYKPDTQLNQELVDEFGPDIRKADGSIDRKKLSRIVFGDEKALARLNAIVHPRMKEIARGEIERFRKKGTRVVVLEAALLIEAAWTDLVNEVWVALTPPDIAVQRLKERGGLSEDEARARIQAQLPPAERAKHADVIINTDCDKSEVRAQVDKLWKTVANKEVRQ; encoded by the coding sequence ATGTTTGTTATCGGTCTCACGGGAGGAATACTCAGCGGCAAGAGCACCATAGCTCAGATGCTTGCTGAAAAAGGCGCTGCCGTTATCGACGCCGACAAGCTGGCCCATGAGGCATACAAACCCGACACGCAGCTTAACCAGGAGCTTGTTGATGAATTCGGGCCGGACATCAGAAAAGCGGACGGCTCCATAGACCGTAAGAAGCTGAGTCGTATCGTTTTCGGCGACGAGAAAGCGCTGGCCCGCCTCAATGCGATAGTGCACCCGCGAATGAAAGAAATAGCACGCGGTGAAATCGAGCGTTTCAGAAAGAAAGGCACCCGTGTCGTCGTCCTTGAAGCCGCCCTGCTCATCGAAGCCGCATGGACCGACCTGGTCAACGAGGTGTGGGTGGCGCTCACGCCGCCGGACATAGCAGTACAACGCCTCAAGGAGCGCGGCGGCCTCAGCGAGGATGAAGCGCGGGCGCGCATCCAGGCGCAGCTCCCGCCAGCCGAGCGCGCGAAGCACGCCGATGTCATCATCAATACGGACTGCGACAAATCCGAGGTCAGGGCCCAGGTTGACAAACTATGGAAGACGGTTGCAAACAAGGAGGTTCGCCAGTGA
- the lspA gene encoding signal peptidase II, with the protein MRMKSINRKTLICEMWFFLIAGIVIGLDQLSKYLVRANMVLGESIPEEGFFRFTYGTNTGGVFGFFSNQTFLITVAAIVSVVIILLYSRHKMAHSMLVKVSLGLILGGSIGNLIDRVRFGAVTDFIDVGAWPVFNLADSAIDIGVVLLIIYILFKIKKDSKEAKQVESKD; encoded by the coding sequence ATGCGAATGAAATCGATAAACAGGAAAACGTTGATATGTGAGATGTGGTTCTTCCTTATCGCTGGCATCGTTATCGGTCTGGACCAACTGTCAAAGTATCTGGTGCGTGCGAATATGGTTCTGGGGGAGTCGATACCGGAAGAGGGCTTTTTCCGTTTTACCTACGGCACCAACACGGGAGGCGTTTTCGGCTTCTTCTCGAACCAGACCTTCCTGATAACGGTCGCCGCCATCGTGTCGGTCGTAATAATACTTCTTTATTCACGCCATAAGATGGCGCATAGCATGCTGGTTAAGGTTTCGCTTGGACTGATTTTGGGCGGTTCAATAGGGAACCTTATCGACCGCGTGCGATTCGGTGCGGTTACGGATTTCATTGATGTCGGCGCGTGGCCAGTGTTCAACCTGGCGGATTCGGCAATCGATATCGGCGTCGTGCTGCTCATAATCTATATCCTCTTCAAGATTAAAAAGGACAGCAAGGAGGCCAAGCAGGTTGAGTCAAAGGATTGA
- a CDS encoding GIY-YIG nuclease family protein, which produces MPSKQYNYTMDKGTYILTMKLDKPADITIGKLGRFTFPAGRYLYFGSAMNGLNARILRHLRSDKKLHWHIDYFLKKATIVDVWYVESGERLECDLCQEAMEFPEAHIPVKGFGSSDCKCESHLLYFG; this is translated from the coding sequence ATGCCCTCAAAGCAGTACAATTACACCATGGATAAAGGAACCTATATCCTGACGATGAAGCTGGACAAGCCCGCCGACATCACCATCGGCAAGCTGGGGCGCTTCACCTTCCCCGCCGGGCGCTACCTCTATTTCGGCAGCGCCATGAACGGTTTGAACGCCCGCATATTAAGGCATCTGCGAAGCGACAAGAAACTGCACTGGCATATAGATTACTTTCTGAAAAAAGCGACAATAGTCGACGTATGGTACGTTGAAAGCGGGGAGAGGCTGGAGTGCGATTTATGTCAAGAAGCGATGGAATTTCCAGAAGCCCATATTCCGGTCAAAGGATTCGGCTCATCCGATTGCAAGTGTGAATCTCATTTGCTGTATTTCGGATAA